CCAGGCGATCAACCGCCGCACCATAGGCGGGAAAGATCTCGCGGCCGGCGTCGGCATAGGCACGAAGCTGCTCGTTCAGCGTGCCCTCCATATCGCGGCAGCGCTGGAAAGCGAGCCTTAGCCGCTCGGCATTGGCTGGTGAGAGGGACGTCATTTTCGGCTCCGGCGTTACGGCTCGAATACTAGGTTCGTCGCAGGGCCGCCCGCAAGGGGCGGCCTCGAGAACGCGGTGTCAGCGCACATCGAACGCCGGATCGCGCGAAGGCGGAAATGCCGATCCCCAATCGGTTCGATAGCCGCCGCCTATCGATAGCGCAGGGCTATCGCGTCGAGAGCGAGATGGCATTTCATCGGATACCTCGCTTCGACCAGGCTGATCCCACAGCCGGCCATCAACGAGGCCGCGGCCAACAGAGGAGAAGTTCCATGTTCAAGCATCCAATCCTGTCGCGCGCAGTGTGGGCGGGCCTTGCACTCGCCGGTGCACTCATGGTCTCGGCACAACCGGTATTCGCCGGCGAATGTCCGGCCGACAAGATCAAGCCGAATGCACGCCAGATGGTCGACTACAAGCCGGTCGGCGTCACCGACGTCACGCTCGGCTCCATCGATCTCGAAAAACAGCCCGCGAACATCAGGGAGCGCGAGCTTCGCTTCCGAAGGTTGACGATCGAGCCC
This region of Bradyrhizobium sp. CCGUVB1N3 genomic DNA includes:
- a CDS encoding cupin domain-containing protein, whose translation is MFKHPILSRAVWAGLALAGALMVSAQPVFAGECPADKIKPNARQMVDYKPVGVTDVTLGSIDLEKQPANIRERELRFRRLTIEPGGIVPWHSHDDRPALIFVQQGEIVEYASNCIDPIVHKAGDLRPEVYGTSHWWKNLGKETVILYVGDVRKDPRDHNM